TAGGCCATTCCCGTGGAAATTCCGATTTGAAGATTTTTGGCAGCCGGAAAATTGGAAGCCCCTTCCGTAAGTCGTAACGCAAAACGTGCGGCCAGAGCTTCCTTATTTTCCAAAGCCGCCGGAGCTCCGAAAAGAATCAAAAAGAGCGCGCCCTTATCGGATAAATCGATGAGAACAAAAGTGCCCGTACAAGCGGCTACGATACCTTGTACATATATGAAAAAATCGTTAAAACTTTTAGAATCGGTGCTGGATTCCAATGGAGAATCTATATGAACAAACGCCGCGGCGACTTCTCGATAATCGCCGGAAAACGCCCTGTGAACGTTCGTGATTCTTTGATATAACTCAGGAACGATAAAACGTTTGCAACGTCTGAAAAAACGTTCCGAAGAAATTCTATCCGTCGTCGCTCTAGAAGGAGGAACGTAGTCGTTGTCGATTCTTTCACAATCGATCAAGCGTACAAATTTAGAATTGATACTTTCTCCTGTTTTCGAATCCGGAAGAAGATCCCAGAGTTTTGAGCTGAGAATGATTTCTCCGCCTAACGCTAATTTTTCGGCGGCGATCGACTCGTCGATGGGACCTCCCGCGATCACCGCTCTTAAAAAACGATCCGGATCTCCCAAAATAAATTCGTTATATTCTCCGTAACCGAGACCTACTCTTGCGGGTAAATTTACGATTTCTCCTAAGAGTTGATTGGAACTGTATTCCGAAATCGAATTAAAGATTCCTAATGCACAATTGGCGACGCGTAACGCGGTTTCCGAATCGGTTTCTTCCTCTTTTTTTTCGAAACTTACGAGCACCGAATCTCCCGCAAACTGATAAACGGCTCCTCCCCATTGATGCATGTGTTCCAAAAGGGCGGTGTAGTAATTTGAAAGAACGGTTTGTAATGCGTCGATTCCCCTTGTACCTTTTGCCGCGAGAGCCAAGGTGGTAGGAGTAAAACCGACGACGTCAAAAAAGAGAACCGCGCCCTCGAAGGACTGAGAACGCTGAAGTTTCGATTCGTTGGAATCTGCCAATTTCCGGACTACTGAAGACGGAAGATAAGGTCTGATCAGTTCAAGTGTGTCTTTGATGGATTCCGTTGCACTATTCATAATAATCCTAAAACGAATGTTATTTTTGTTTAATTAATTCTGTAAGGCTGTTAGACGAAGAATTTTGACCAATTATTCCCGGTATTGTCCTTTTGCTTGCAGAATTGTGATTTTTATTAAAGTTTTGGCGTCGGCTTTATTCCGGTAATTCCCTCCGCAACCCGCTCCGAAAGCGCCGCAATCGTCATCGAAGGATTGGCTCCGATCGCAGTCGGCGCAAGACTTCCGTCGGCCACGTAAAGGCCCTGATACGAAAAAACCTGCCCGAACGTCTTCGGTTCCGCGGAAGTCACCGCATTCGTCTTAGAATTTCCGAGGACACAACCACCTAACGGGTGCACGGAGACGTTATTGCGAATCGGCCAAGCCCAAGTCGGCATTGCAAAATGAGCCTTTGCCTTTACGAAGGACGCAAAATTCTTTGTTACATCCAAAATTGCTTCGTAGAGAGGCATACTATTCTTCTGAGGCCATTGCAGTTGCAGTCCTCGTTTTCGATCCAGAACCATTCTTCCGTCCGAACGATCCACCCCCATACAAAGTAAAACCAGAGATGTATAAGAGACGTCCCCTTTCATCAACTCGCTCATGAGATAACCGATTCTTCCGAATATTTTTCCGCTGAGAAAACGTCTGAAAAGTTCTCCTATCATGTGAAAGAAAAATCCGATTCTGAAAATAAACGGAATCGCCGCCTCTGCAAAATATGCAGCAAAGACCGGATAACTCGCGTCCTCAAGAACGAAAGCTTTATTGGGATCAAAATTTTTGAAAAGATTGTAATCGGTATACTGAGTGATCACCGGTCCGTAGTTCGGATCAGCGGGTTGTGTTCCCTTGGTCGCAAAGGAAAGAAAGTCTCCGTTTCCGGAAAATTGTTTTCCGATATGTTCCGAAATATCGGGAAGGGTTTTGTATTCGTCCTTACACTTGAGAAGAAGTTCGGTGGTGCCTAACGTTCCCGCGGAGACCACGACTCTTTTTGTAAGAACGGATTCAAGTCCTCGATTGGTCGAAGATAGATCGAGAAAATAGATTCGATATCCGTGTTCTCCGTGAGCGGACGGATCGTCGTTTCCTTCGGAAGAAACGGGAACGATTTTTTGAACGAGATGTTCCGTACGAACATCGGCTTTGTATTTATTCTCGGCAACAAACAAGTAATTCAGATCCAACGTATTTTTAGAATGTGTGTTACATCCTATATCGCATTCCGCGCAGTAAGTACAGGAAGTCTGAACGGCTCCGTAACGATTTTTTTCCTGAAGTCCGATTTCAGTCGGTTTTTTAAAATCGTTTCCAAAGAATACGTTGATATCGGCGAGTTTGGATTCTCTTCCTTGAGACTTCGCGAACTTTTGATAGAGTTCGGCGCGTACGATTCTTCTTCTTGGATCGTTGTTAAGCGGAATCGGCCGAGACCCCAAAACTTCCTTTACAATTTTATAATAGGATGTAAGGCTTTTCTTTTTTACAGTGGCCGGCCATCTTTCGTCGAAGATATGTTCCGGCGGTTCTAAAAAGACGTTTGCGTAGATCAGAGATCCTCCGCCGAGTCCCGCGGACAAAACTACGTCCATATTCGGATAATTACGAATATCGAATAGACCCGTTTGGTTTAGTTTCGATAGTTTGCCCGGTCTTATTTTTGTCTTATTTTCTTCCGGAACGTTCCAGAAGTTTTTGGCCATATCGTGCGGAGAACGCGGGAAAGAGCCTTTTGGATAACGTTTTCCCCGTTCCAGGATCAAAACCTGACCGGGCCATTTTTTACTCAACCTACAACCGTTTACGGCTCCCCCGAAACCGGTGCCTATCACAACCGCTTCATATTTTTTCATTACAACCCCGATTATTATATTAATATATTAAAATAAACTAAATTCAAAACGATACAGAAGATAAATTCCTATAATCAAGGCTCCCAAAAAGGAGGAAACGGAGAATAGAAAATGAAACTTTTCCCAGTTATCCAAGGAACGAAATCCTTTGTAACTCCGTTTCCAAGCCCATTTTGGAAGGTCTTCCAGTTCATCGCCTAACTTATGAAGATCGAAAATTGTGATCGCCAACAAGACGAGCGTGGAAATCAAAAGGATCGGTTTTATAAATCCGGAAACTCTGCAAAAAAGGTCTTCGAAAAAACCTAAGTTTCCCCAGCACACGAACGTACGCACCGTGACCCAAACCACCAAAATCGGCAAGCCGGCAAAAACGATGAGAATCTCTCCCCAAATCGAATTTCGTTTAACTTTACGTTTTCTCTTTTTACGAGGGTTTTCTTCGTTTACCGCTTCTACCATAAGTCGTCTCCGTTATAAAGTTCGATTTGTTTTCGAGAATCCTCGTCCTGAAAATAACCGAGGGCCTTCCAGACTTCCAAAGAAACGGTTTTATAAACCTTCCAGGATTTTTCGCAACTTGGCGTAATCGGAATATCTCTGAGCGCTACGACCTTTTGAACGTATTCCTGACAATTATCGGCTTTGTATCGATCCTTTTGAATGGGATCGTATTTAGGAGAAGAATCGGAAATTCTCAAACGATTCAATAAGATTTTTCGCATATTGTCTTCGCACTTCGTCCCGAAAATACAATGCCAGGGATTGTCGTTGCCCGTAAGTTGTCTGACTTTAGGGAAATCGTCGTTG
This is a stretch of genomic DNA from Leptospira tipperaryensis. It encodes these proteins:
- a CDS encoding GMC oxidoreductase; the protein is MKKYEAVVIGTGFGGAVNGCRLSKKWPGQVLILERGKRYPKGSFPRSPHDMAKNFWNVPEENKTKIRPGKLSKLNQTGLFDIRNYPNMDVVLSAGLGGGSLIYANVFLEPPEHIFDERWPATVKKKSLTSYYKIVKEVLGSRPIPLNNDPRRRIVRAELYQKFAKSQGRESKLADINVFFGNDFKKPTEIGLQEKNRYGAVQTSCTYCAECDIGCNTHSKNTLDLNYLFVAENKYKADVRTEHLVQKIVPVSSEGNDDPSAHGEHGYRIYFLDLSSTNRGLESVLTKRVVVSAGTLGTTELLLKCKDEYKTLPDISEHIGKQFSGNGDFLSFATKGTQPADPNYGPVITQYTDYNLFKNFDPNKAFVLEDASYPVFAAYFAEAAIPFIFRIGFFFHMIGELFRRFLSGKIFGRIGYLMSELMKGDVSYTSLVLLCMGVDRSDGRMVLDRKRGLQLQWPQKNSMPLYEAILDVTKNFASFVKAKAHFAMPTWAWPIRNNVSVHPLGGCVLGNSKTNAVTSAEPKTFGQVFSYQGLYVADGSLAPTAIGANPSMTIAALSERVAEGITGIKPTPKL